In one Lentimicrobiaceae bacterium genomic region, the following are encoded:
- a CDS encoding DNA gyrase/topoisomerase IV subunit A: MYENWFLDYASYVILERAVPALEDGLKPVQRRLLHAMKELDDGRYNKVANIVGHTMKYHPHGDASIGDALVQLGQKDLLIDCQGNWGNILTGDNAAASRYIEARLSKFALEVAFNPKTTTWKLSYDGRNKEPVTLPVKFPLLLAQGVEGIAVGLASKILPHNFNELIDASINVLEEKIFEIYPDFPTGGLIDVSKYNDGLRGGKIRVRAKINQIDKKTLSITEIPFGTTTISLIDSIISANDKGKIKIRKIDDNTAAQVEIMIYLQPGVSPDTTIDALYAFTDCEVSISPNACVVLNSKPLFFDVKEMLRFSVQHTLKMLKSELEIERAELMEQLLFASLEKIFIEKRIYRKIEECPTWELVIETIDKGLDPYKKQFYREITTDDIIRLTEIKIKRISKFNSFKADEIIAQLEERKQNAEFHLAHLVEYAIAYYQNIRKKYGKDRERRTEIRNFDVIEATMVAAANQKLYVNRKEGFMGTGLKKDEFVCDCSDIDDVIVFRENGLCTVNKVSEKSFVGENIIHIDIFRKNDDRTIYNMVYQDGKYGKVFVKRFAVMGITRDKEYDLTQSKDGSRVLYFSANPNGEAEIVKITLKAKAKLKKQVFEFDFSTLAIKNRNSMGNTLTKHAVRKIEKKEDGISTLGARDIWYDDSIKRLNTESRGSYLGAFMGDDRILTLMRSGHYRLYNFDISNHFDDDLLIIEKYDPEKIITVVYFNSSKQDYFVKRFTAELSDKKNTVLGDNEGDNLIFISTDYLPQIEVVFDQSQLKKPRENEIISLADFTDAKSYKVIGKRLANAAVKEIIVLEPLPYELLETEEGEGAEKDEMPGWDFDNENAESKSDIADIKAKLPESDIKLPEPDIKLAEPDIKLAESDIKLAEPDIKLAEFDIKLAESDIKLAEPGVKTGLRKKKDGVKDEIKAENKVKIEDAVPQTPDSELPAIELEITNPEKVEDKDKPSKKPHGDDQLQIEF; the protein is encoded by the coding sequence GAACTCGACGACGGACGCTACAACAAAGTGGCTAATATAGTCGGACATACCATGAAGTACCACCCCCATGGTGATGCTTCCATAGGTGATGCCCTGGTTCAGCTTGGGCAGAAAGATTTGCTTATTGACTGCCAGGGAAACTGGGGAAATATTCTCACCGGTGACAATGCGGCTGCTTCGCGATACATCGAAGCCCGTTTGTCGAAGTTTGCCCTCGAAGTAGCTTTCAACCCTAAAACCACCACATGGAAACTTTCGTACGACGGCAGGAATAAGGAACCTGTTACCCTCCCTGTGAAGTTTCCGTTGTTGCTTGCTCAGGGTGTGGAAGGTATTGCCGTAGGACTGGCATCCAAAATTCTTCCCCATAATTTTAACGAGTTGATTGACGCTTCCATTAATGTTTTGGAAGAAAAGATTTTTGAAATTTACCCCGATTTTCCTACCGGAGGTTTGATAGATGTTTCAAAATATAACGATGGTTTGAGGGGTGGAAAAATTCGTGTAAGGGCAAAGATTAACCAGATTGACAAAAAAACACTTTCCATTACCGAAATTCCCTTTGGCACTACTACCATTTCGCTTATTGACAGCATTATTTCTGCCAACGACAAGGGAAAAATCAAGATACGGAAGATAGACGACAATACCGCAGCCCAGGTAGAAATAATGATTTACCTGCAACCAGGAGTTTCGCCCGATACTACCATTGATGCCCTGTATGCATTTACCGACTGCGAAGTTTCCATTTCGCCAAATGCCTGTGTAGTACTCAATTCAAAACCTTTGTTTTTTGATGTAAAAGAAATGCTCAGGTTTTCGGTACAGCATACCCTGAAGATGTTGAAATCAGAGCTGGAAATTGAACGGGCAGAACTGATGGAGCAACTACTCTTCGCTTCTCTTGAAAAAATTTTTATCGAAAAAAGAATTTACAGAAAAATAGAGGAATGCCCCACCTGGGAGTTGGTAATAGAGACTATTGACAAAGGTTTGGACCCTTATAAGAAACAGTTTTACCGCGAAATAACCACCGACGACATTATCCGGCTTACCGAAATAAAAATAAAACGTATATCCAAATTCAATTCTTTCAAGGCGGATGAAATCATTGCCCAGTTGGAAGAAAGGAAACAAAATGCCGAATTTCACCTTGCGCACCTGGTGGAATATGCCATCGCATATTACCAGAACATCAGGAAAAAATACGGAAAAGACCGCGAACGCCGGACAGAAATCCGCAATTTCGATGTGATTGAAGCCACCATGGTAGCCGCAGCCAACCAAAAACTGTACGTTAATCGCAAAGAAGGTTTTATGGGAACCGGTTTGAAAAAGGATGAATTTGTATGCGATTGTTCCGACATTGACGACGTTATTGTATTTCGCGAAAACGGTTTGTGTACCGTAAACAAGGTGAGCGAAAAAAGTTTTGTTGGCGAAAATATCATCCATATTGACATATTCCGCAAAAACGACGATCGTACTATCTACAACATGGTGTACCAAGACGGCAAATACGGAAAGGTTTTTGTAAAACGTTTTGCGGTGATGGGCATTACCCGCGACAAGGAATACGATCTTACCCAAAGCAAAGACGGCTCGCGTGTGTTGTATTTCAGCGCTAACCCCAACGGTGAAGCGGAAATAGTTAAAATTACCCTGAAAGCCAAGGCAAAACTGAAAAAACAAGTGTTTGAATTCGATTTCAGTACCCTTGCCATCAAAAACCGAAACTCGATGGGGAATACTCTTACCAAACATGCCGTAAGAAAAATAGAGAAAAAAGAGGATGGAATTTCAACCCTCGGCGCCCGCGACATTTGGTACGACGACAGCATCAAACGACTGAATACCGAAAGCCGGGGAAGTTACCTCGGCGCATTCATGGGCGACGACAGGATACTTACCCTGATGCGAAGCGGTCATTACAGATTATATAATTTCGACATCAGCAACCACTTCGACGACGATCTGCTTATCATTGAAAAGTATGACCCCGAAAAAATCATTACTGTTGTTTATTTCAATTCATCAAAACAGGATTATTTTGTAAAACGCTTTACCGCCGAGCTCAGTGATAAAAAAAATACTGTACTTGGCGACAACGAAGGCGATAACCTTATTTTTATTTCGACCGATTACCTGCCGCAGATAGAAGTTGTGTTCGACCAGAGCCAACTGAAAAAGCCTCGCGAAAACGAAATCATCAGCCTGGCTGATTTTACCGATGCAAAAAGTTACAAGGTGATTGGCAAACGGCTTGCCAATGCTGCGGTTAAGGAGATTATTGTCCTTGAACCCCTGCCTTACGAACTTTTAGAAACGGAAGAAGGAGAAGGTGCTGAAAAAGACGAAATGCCAGGTTGGGATTTTGATAATGAAAATGCCGAATCTAAATCTGATATTGCCGATATTAAAGCTAAACTACCCGAATCCGACATCAAATTACCCGAACCCGACATCAAATTAGCCGAACCTGACATCAAATTAGCCGAATCCGACATCAAATTAGCCGAACCTGACATCAAATTAGCCGAATTCGACATCAAATTAGCCGAATCTGACATCAAATTAGCCGAACCCGGTGTCAAAACCGGTTTGAGGAAGAAAAAAGATGGAGTTAAGGATGAAATTAAGGCTGAAAATAAGGTTAAGATTGAGGATGCGGTGCCCCAAACTCCCGATTCCGAACTCCCGGCTATAGAATTAGAAATTACTAACCCTGAAAAGGTAGAGGATAAAGATAAACCTTCAAAAAAACCGCACGGCGACGACCAGTTGCAGATAGAGTTTTAA